One window of the Zygotorulaspora mrakii chromosome 6, complete sequence genome contains the following:
- the PRI1 gene encoding DNA primase subunit PRI1 (similar to Saccharomyces cerevisiae PRI1 (YIR008C); ancestral locus Anc_7.171) encodes MTEDQITGVVAKKEQPSTPSSSDMQFYYQYLYPYKSIFQWLNHSPKPGRDMINREFALKFRSGAYKRYVSFSSVQEFKSQIEKANPDRFEIGAVFNRPPKERDTILKTELQALEKELVFDIDMDDYDVYRTCCSGAQVCDKCWKFIGLAMKVMNVTLTDDFGYNDFMWVFSGRRGAHCWVSDKRARVLGDIHRRNVIDYLNVVKDRKGDKRLNLKRPLHPHLVRSLEILKPHFAAIILDEQNPWEDDLRAFDTLLGGLHDKQLIEALKVHWTKNSGRSSREKWNDIDVIASKEIKSNKKNEFAIRLRECKEDLVMATLYPKLDIEVSKLTSHLLKSPFCVHPNSGKVSVPIDETFRLEDAPRLIDLQIEMERNNNNVEKTSLQPFIENFQRYTNQLMKQELGSIKRERVEEQDALDF; translated from the coding sequence atGACAGAAGATCAAATCACCGGTGTAGTCGCGAAAAAGGAGCAGCCGTCAACACCGAGCTCCTCTGATATGCAGTTTTACTATCAGTATCTGTATCCATACAAATcgatttttcaatggttGAACCACTCACCCAAGCCTGGTAGAGACATGATTAACAGAGAATTCGCATTGAAGTTCAGATCCGGCGCGTACAAGAGATATGTCTCCTTTAGTTCTGTTCAAGAGTTCAAGTCGCAAATTGAGAAAGCCAACCCTGATAGATTTGAAATAGGTGCTGTATTCAACAGGCCACCTAAGGAAAGGGatacaattttgaaaacagaATTACAGgctttggaaaaagaactCGTGTTCGATATTGATATGGATGACTACGATGTTTATAGAACATGTTGCTCTGGTGCACAAGTTTGCGACAAGTGCTGGAAATTCATTGGTCTAGCaatgaaagtgatgaaTGTGACATTAACTGATGATTTTGGTTACAATGATTTCATGTGGGTATTTTCTGGTAGACGTGGTGCGCATTGTTGGGTCAGCGATAAGCGCGCTCGAGTACTTGGGGATATCCACAGGAGAAACGTGATTGATTATCTGAACGTCGTGAAAGATCGCAAAGGCGATAAGAGACTAAACCTGAAAAGGCCTTTACACCCTCACTTAGTGCGCTCGTTGGAGATCTTGAAGCCTCATTTTGCCGCCATTATCCTTGATGAGCAAAACCCTTGGGAGGATGACCTAAGAGCTTTCGATACTCTACTAGGTGGTTTACATGATAAACAGCTCATCGAGGCCTTAAAAGTGCATTGGACAAAAAATTCAGGTAGATCCAGCAGGGAAAAATGGAATGACATTGATGTGATAGCAAGTAAAGAGATTAAGAgcaataaaaagaatgaattTGCCATAAGATTACGAGAATGCAAAGAAGATTTAGTGATGGCAACACTTTATCCGAAATTAGATATCGAAGTTTCTAAATTGACAAGCCATTTGTTGAAGTCACCATTCTGTGTCCATCCAAACTCAGGAAAAGTTTCTGTTCCGATTGATGAAACTTTCAGGCTTGAAGATGCTCCACGATTAATTGACTTACAAatagaaatggaaagaaataataACAATGTGGAAAAGACGAGCTTGCAGCCGTTTATCGAGAACTTTCAGAGATATACaaatcaattgatgaaacaGGAACTAGGTTCCATTAAAAGAGAACGTGTAGAGGAGCAGGATGCTCTTGACTTCTAG
- the PRE1 gene encoding proteasome core particle subunit beta 4 (similar to Saccharomyces cerevisiae PRE1 (YER012W); ancestral locus Anc_7.162), which produces MDIILGIRVQDSVILATSKAVTRGISILKDSDDKTRQLSPHTLMSFTGESGDTVQFAEYIQANMQLYSIREAYELSPQAVSSFVRQELAKSIRSRKPYQVNVLIGGYNAKTEKPELYQIDYLGTKVELPYAAHGYAGFYTFSLLDRHYRPDMNEEEGYSLLKQCIQELNKRMPMDFKGVIVKVVDKNGVRQLDDIE; this is translated from the coding sequence ATGGATATCATTTTGGGAATTAGGGTGCAAGATTCTGTTATTCTGGCGACTTCGAAAGCCGTTACAAGAGGTATATCGATTCTAAAGGATTCAGATGATAAGACGAGACAGCTGTCTCCACATACATTAATGAGCTTCACTGGTGAATCTGGTGACACGGTGCAATTCGCGGAATACATTCAAGCCAACATGCAATTGTACTCGATAAGAGAGGCATACGAGTTATCACCTCAAGCAGTATCCAGTTTTGTGAGACAGGAACTGGCTAAATCGATCAGGTCACGTAAACCATACCAGGTAAATGTTTTGATTGGTGGTTACAATGCGAAAACTGAGAAGCCAGAATTATACCAGATTGATTACTTGGGAACCAAGGTAGAACTGCCTTACGCAGCCCATGGATATGCAGGTTTTTACACTTTCTCTCTACTTGACCGTCACTACCGTCCTGACATGAATGAGGAAGAAGGATACAGTCTTTTGAAACAGTGTATTCAGGAATTGAACAAAAGAATGCCAATGGATTTCAAGGGGGTAATAGTAAAAGTGGTCGACAAGAATGGTGTAAGGCAACTCGATGATATTGAATAA
- the PRP22 gene encoding DEAH-box ATP-dependent RNA helicase PRP22 (similar to Saccharomyces cerevisiae PRP22 (YER013W); ancestral locus Anc_7.163), with translation MSHIDPELLRIIGTDDNTVLDFLSNIKKSSGDVNDFKERIDKLDVILTPEDAKTAYLLLPVEKDSKEFDPRSEVSCLLKQSLGIDDYVVVDFILNKAKECKRSDKFAENLDELGCGINKELAEQIFSILGTSPGESTKAKSLQHMTVGESTAHGLTLPNKKIKWEELSDTKDLLPSDNLKQQLLDPAPVMGKTYEGTVKNVASFGCFVQICGTEEKNCTGLVHISALSDTRVRNPNDIVQVGQKVFVKVVKLQMNGKVSLSMKNINQLTGEEEGSGANNTPIGIRGRSSKAQEVVTERRPLTSPERWEIRQLIASGAASVEEYPELNHKSSDETNSYTDGQKEEGKDNSLMEDLEVELNLDDEPKFLRGQLDNGPKKYEPPKIVRVPKGSMNRVAMNGSNLMKEHRENKMLRKKEIEQQIRKKQAMGELGDNPEDRKVDLSDLRQQLVITAWERNRMREPIAFGRKTSMPISSQRKSLPVYQMKDALMKAVRENQFLIIVGETGSGKTTQITQYLNDEGFSDGGIIGCTQPRRVAAVSVSKRVAEEIGCKLGDEVGYTIRFEDMTSAKTRIKYMTDGMLQREALLDPTMSKYSVIMLDEAHERTVATDVLFALLKQAAKKRPDLKVIVTSATLDSAKFSEYFCGCPVINIPGKTFPVEVLYSQTPQMDYIESALDTVVEIHVNEGPGDILVFLTGQDEIDSCCEVLYQRVKTLGDSIGELLILPVYSALPSEIQSKIFEPTPEGSRKVVFATNIAETSITINGIYYVIDPGFAKVNTFNPRVGMEQLVVSPISQAQANQRKGRAGRTGPGKCYRLYTESAFYNEMLPNTIPEIQRQNLSLTILMLKAMGINDLIHFEFMDPPPKNLLMKALEELFNLQALDDDGLLTKLGMRMSQFPMEPTLARALLASVTNNCSEDIIIVISMLSVQNVFYRPKGKEQEADNKKARFHHPYGDHLTLLNVYKRWQQANCTEQFCTLNFLQSRHLKRARDVRNQLMAIFSRFKLPIVSCHGDPSIIRETLVSGFFFNAAKRDSQVGYKTLTGGTAVGIHPSSSLYGKEYEYVMYHSLVLTSREYMSQVTAIDPKWLIKAAPHFYKITDEESQSRKKAKIVPLHNRYSKDQNSWKLSSIRQSREKALGIKR, from the coding sequence ATGTCTCATATTGATCCTGAGCTTCTTCGGATTATAGGTACTGATGACAACACAGTTTTGGACTTTCTGTCGAACATCAAGAAATCATCGGGCGATGTGAACGATTTTAAGGAACGGATTGATAAACTCGATGTGATCCTAACGCCGGAAGATGCCAAAACCGCTTATTTATTGCTTccagttgaaaaagattcGAAGGAATTTGATCCTCGTAGTGAGGTCTCTTGCCTTTTAAAACAAAGTTTGGGCATAGATGATTATGTTGTTGTAGATTTTATCCTAAACAAGGCTAAAGAATGCAAAAGATCAGATAAATTTGCTGAGAATTTAGATGAGCTGGGGTGTGGAATCAATAAGGAACTTGCTGAGCAAATCTTCTCTATTTTGGGCACGTCACCAGGTGAAAGCACAAAGGCAAAGTCTTTGCAACACATGACAGTTGGTGAAAGTACGGCACATGGGCTCACGCTCCCAAACAAGAAGATAAAATGGGAGGAACTTAGTGACACGAAGGACCTTTTACCCTCAGACAATTTGAAGCAACAGCTTTTGGATCCGGCACCTGTTATGGGTAAAACATACGAAGGTACAGTTAAAAATGTAGCTTCTTTCGGTTGCTTTGTTCAGATATGTGGCacagaggaaaaaaactgTACGGGTCTAGTTCATATATCTGCGCTATCTGATACAAGGGTGAGAAACCCTAATGATATTGTGCAGGTGGGGCAGAAGGTTTTTGTGAAAGTAGTAAAGCTCCAAATGAACGGTAAGGTATCATTGAGTATGAAGAATATTAACCAATTAACTGGTGAAGAAGAGGGCAGTGGCGCGAATAATACTCCTATTGGGATAAGAGGTAGATCCTCCAAAGCTCAAGAAGTAGTTACGGAAAGGAGACCCTTGACGTCTCCTGAAAGGTGGGAAATTAGACAACTTATAGCTAGTGGAGCTGCTTCAGTAGAAGAATACCCAGAATTGAATCATAAATCAAGTGATGAAACCAATTCGTATACCGATGGACAAAAAGAAGAGGGTAAAGACAACAGCTTAATGGAAGATCTCGAGgttgaattgaatttaGATGATGAGCCGAAATTCCTGCGGGGACAGCTGGATAATGGACCAAAAAAGTATGAACCTCCAAAAATAGTAAGGGTACCGAAAGGCTCTATGAACAGGGTAGCCATGAACGGGTCCAATCTTATGAAGGAACATAGGGAAAATAAGATGCTaaggaaaaaggaaatcGAGCAGCAAATAAGGAAAAAACAAGCTATGGGAGAGCTGGGTGATAATCCTGAGGATAGGAAAGTTGATTTATCTGACCTCCGACAGCAACTAGTCATTACAGCATGGGAAAGGAACAGAATGAGGGAACCAATAGCGTTTGGTAGGAAAACTTCAATGCCTATTAGTTCACAAAGAAAATCCCTACCTGTATACCAGATGAAGGACGCATTAATGAAGGCCGTTAGAGAAAACCAATTTCTCATTATAGTGGGGGAGACTGGTTCAGGTAAGACTACTCAAATCACTCAGTATCTCAATGATGAAGGCTTCAGTGACGGTGGAATAATTGGATGCACACAACCGCGTAGGGTTGCTGCCGTATCTGTATCAAAAAGGGTCGCTGAGGAAATTGGCTGTAAATTGGGTGATGAGGTCGGATACACTATAAGGTTTGAAGATATGACGTCTGCGAAAACCAGGATAAAATACATGACAGATGGTATGCTTCAAAGAGAGGCGTTACTGGATCCCACCATGTCAAAATATTCAGTGATTATGCTGGACGAAGCTCATGAGAGGACAGTAGCAACGGATGTTCTTTTCGCACTGCTCAAACAAGCAGCTAAAAAAAGGCCTGACCTTAAAGTGATTGTAACGTCTGCTACTCTGGATTCTGCAAAATTCTCCGAGTACTTTTGCGGCTGTCCTGTAATCAACATTCCCGGTAAAACATTCCCTGTTGAAGTATTATACTCGCAAACACCTCAAATGGACTATATAGAGTCCGCTTTGGATACTGTTGTTGAAATTCATGTAAATGAAGGTCCTGGTGATATTCTTGTGTTTCTGACAGGGcaagatgaaattgattcaTGCTGTGAAGTACTATATCAGAGAGTGAAAACTTTGGGAGATAGCATAGGGGAACTCTTGATTTTACCCGTCTATTCTGCTTTACCCAGTGAAATCCAgtctaaaatttttgagccTACCCCAGAAGGCTCTAGAAAGGTCGTTTTTGCGACCAATATCGCAGAGACGTCTATTACTATCAATGGTATTTATTACGTCATTGATCCAGGTTTTGCAAAAGTGAATACATTCAATCCAAGAGTGGGCATGGAGCAACTAGTCGTGTCTCCGATATCACAAGCGCAAGCCAACCAAAGGAAAGGTAGGGCAGGCAGAACAGGACCCGGAAAATGTTATAGGTTGTATACGGAGTCCGCATTCTACAACGAAATGTTGCCAAATACCATACCGGAAATTCAACGACAAAACTTATCTTTAACCATTTTGATGCTTAAAGCTATGGGTATTAACGACCTGAttcattttgaattcatgGATCCGCCGCCCAAGAATCTTTTAATGAAAGCTCTGGAAgaacttttcaacttgCAAGCTTTGGATGATGACGGACTTTTGACAAAGTTAGGAATGCGAATGTCCCAGTTTCCAATGGAGCCGACACTAGCAAGGGCACTTCTAGCATCAGTAACAAACAATTGTTCTGAAGATATCATCATTGTTATATCAATGCTTTCTGTACAAAATGTATTTTACAGACCAAAGGGTAAAGAGCAGGAAGCAGATAACAAGAAGGCAAGATTTCATCATCCATATGGTGATCATTTAACACTATTGAATGTGTATAAGCGCTGGCAGCAAGCCAATTGTACCGAGCAATTTTGCActctgaattttttacaGTCCAGGCATTTGAAACGTGCCAGAGATGTAAGGAATCAGTTGATGGCAATCTTCAGCAGATTTAAACTACCCATAGTTAGCTGTCATGGTGACCCGAGTATAATCCGAGAAACTCTGGTTTCCggttttttcttcaatgcgGCTAAGAGGGACTCCCAGGTTGGCTATAAAACGCTAACAGGTGGGACAGCAGTGGGAATCCATCCTTCAAGTTCGTTATACGGCAAAGAATATGAATACGTGATGTATCACAGTTTAGTGCTGACGAGTAGAGAGTATATGTCTCAAGTCACAGCTATCGATCCAAAGTGGCTGATCAAGGCAGCGCCCCATTTCTATAAAATCACTGATGAAGAGAGccaatcaagaaaaaaagcCAAGATTGTTCCATTGCATAACAGGTACTCAAAGGATCAAAATTCTTGGAAATTGAGTTCTATTAGGCAATCTCGAGAGAAAGCACTGGGAATCAAAAGGTAG
- the HEM14 gene encoding oxygen-dependent protoporphyrinogen oxidase (similar to Saccharomyces cerevisiae HEM14 (YER014W); ancestral locus Anc_7.164) — protein MLSPLTKLPNNAKVAVIGSGVSGLMFTYYLGKLRPDVTINIFESAKRSGGWINSWQTTDQNGKPIMLERGPRTLRGVSDGTVLIMDTLKDLNQQNIIKCVEKNSEANRKFLLDTNNKLVQVPSSIVSFAKFMINPLSKGLFTGMLGEWFRKPSPSIKNDESVASFIGRRFGNDYIGKNILSAIFHGIYADDINELSAKRTLRDLYALEEKYGSIFKGSWETAQEGKKNKTTGITKSDLSACLKEYQQVFGKKESDLIGLSNNLKKYPMLGLKGGLEEFPKIVRKALEKLPNVNIILGKDATKIVYEKSNDTVSISLGSGEVANGFNHCRITTNPSKMSLLVKSANEKLSQDLDTVKSNTVLLVNYYLPGRDIIEKNLHGFGYLVPKSNNNPQKLLGVIFDSIIEKNFKPFEGTYSHPNSGPVQEYTKLTAMLGGHFLNQWSECTTPSKDIVIKAVKEALMSHLSVSEKDLDAGLWQYTVAERCLPHFFVGYDAWQSSTEQELLNTYAAKVSTGGMGFSKGPGVPDVIVDSFQDAMKLK, from the coding sequence ATGTTAAGCCCGTTGACCAAGCTTCCTAACAATGCCAAGGTTGCGGTAATAGGTAGTGGTGTATCCGGTCTTATGTTCACTTATTACTTAGGTAAACTAAGGCCCGATGTGACAATAAATATCTTTGAATCTGCAAAGAGATCAGGAGGCTGGATAAACTCATGGCAAACAACGGATCAGAATGGCAAGCCAATAATGCTGGAAAGGGGTCCACGTACCCTTAGAGGTGTGTCTGATGGTACTGTCCTTATAATGGATACTTTAAAGGATTTGAATCAACAAAACATAATAAAGTGCGTAGAAAAGAATTCCGAAGCCAACAGGAAATTTTTGTTGGATACGAACAACAAATTAGTTCAAGTTCCCTCATCTATTGTCagctttgcaaaatttatGATCAATCCGTTAAGTAAAGGTCTCTTCACTGGAATGCTAGGTGAATGGTTTAGAAAACCCTCTCCATCAATAAagaatgatgaaagtgtTGCCTCATTCATTGGTAGAAGATTCGGTAACGACTATATAGGtaagaatattttgagtGCAATATTCCATGGAATATATGCAGATGATATCAATGAGTTGAGTGCTAAAAGAACTCTTAGAGACCTTTATGCGTTAGAAGAGAAATATGGTTCAATATTTAAAGGCAGCTGGGAAACGGCGCAAGAAggaaagaagaacaaaactACAGGAATCACGAAATCTGATCTTAGTGCGTGTTTAAAAGAATATCAGCAAGTCTTtggtaaaaaagaatctgaTTTAATCGGTTTATCCAacaacttgaaaaaataccCTATGTTGGGTTTAAAAGGTGGCCTTGAGGAATTTCCCAAAATTGTAAGAAAAGCCCTTGAAAAACTGCCTAACGTGAACATCATACTTGGTAAAGACGCCACCAAGATTGTATACGAAAAGTCTAATGACActgtttcaatttctctgGGGTCCGGCGAGGTTGCCAATGGATTCAACCATTGCAGAATCACAACGAATCCTTCAAAGATGTCACTTCTGGTAAAATCAGCAAACGAAAAACTTTCTCAAGATTTGGATACCGTCAAGTCGAACACAGTTCTTCTGGTGAACTATTATTTGCCCGGTAGAGACATTATTGAGAAGAATCTCCATGGGTTTGGATATCTCGTTCCCAAGTCGAACAACAATCCACAGAAGTTACTCGGCGTGATTTTTGATTCcataattgaaaaaaacttcaaacCATTTGAAGGCACCTACTCGCATCCAAATAGTGGTCCCGTGCAGGAATACACAAAGCTGACCGCTATGTTAGGCGgacattttttgaatcagtGGAGCGAATGCACAACTCCATCGAAGGATATCGTTATCAAGGCCGTCAAAGAGGCCTTAATGTCCCATCTCTCAGTATCTGAAAAGGATCTTGACGCCGGTCTGTGGCAATACACAGTGGCAGAAAGGTGCCTACCGCACTTTTTTGTCGGATACGACGCCTGGCAATCCAGTACCGAGCAAGAACTCCTCAACACATATGCCGCCAAAGTGTCAACCGGCGGAATGGGCTTTTCTAAAGGTCCAGGAGTTCCTGATGTCATTGTTGACTCATTTCAGGACGCAATGAAGCTCAAATAA
- the MSL1 gene encoding U2 snRNP complex subunit MSL1 (similar to Saccharomyces cerevisiae MSL1 (YIR009W); ancestral locus Anc_7.165) — MAEQPVRKKRKVSEKTTGVSGSEPKAKPNPDQLPKRTLYLNNLGDHIGSNKLRTNLYLLFSIYGEVIKITVNTRRLRGQAFVTMRTIDESNLALISLNNEPFFGKPLEISFSNNDTTRLD, encoded by the coding sequence ATGGCAGAGCAGCCTGtaaggaagaagaggaaagtCTCCGAGAAGACCACTGGCGTATCCGGTTCTGAACCAAAAGCCAAGCCAAACCCAGATCAACTACCCAAACGTACTCTCTATCTAAACAATCTAGGCGATCACATAGGCTCGAACAAGCTACGCACAAACCTGTATCTCCTATTTTCGATTTATGGCGAGGTGATAAAAATAACAGTCAACACCAGAAGACTAAGAGGTCAAGCGTTCGTGACAATGAGGACAATCGACGAATCAAATCTCGCACTTATCTCACTGAATAACGAACCCTTCTTCGGCAAACCATTGGAAATCAGCTTCAGTAACAATGATACTACACGATTGGATTGA
- the FAA2 gene encoding medium-chain fatty acid-CoA ligase FAA2 (similar to Saccharomyces cerevisiae FAA2 (YER015W); ancestral locus Anc_7.166): MTSQCSVSHLVETDSRYEGLKQKLIGLEQGSDEYIKRLIFECPLSLHPDFKAYLERQGVAIEGTKREGYSAVYRSSLSPNSLITCLDEKLQTLYDHFMFSVRMWPKNECLGKRPYDPATKTWAERYEFQNYEQVAKRIHNIGSGFLSLVNVKRGKRLGSNDFIVAILSHNMEQWVLSDLACQAYGLTNTALYESLGPETSEYIMNLTESPLLIFAKQNMYKVIELLPKLKYMNTLVCMEELDEKELKLLNDSILPIKVNSLGEKISLFSLQQVEDAGRLNEIPISPPKSDDVYTISFTSGTTGIPKGVVTTQRQLTAGVAFVFATSKIPKHKRAAQLRYMCFLPLAHILQRMLTVYSLSRGIGIGFLHKPDPLVMVEDMRLLKADFATLVPRILTRFEAGIKSSLEKSSLQNSVATNFLDAKQHRLLENGGPDKSLLNTYVFHRVLIEKIRDSLGMNNCDFIIMGSAPISPETLIFLRSALDMGMRQGYGMTEAFGGIAVSESYEKDPGTCGPISSSVECRLRSVPEMGYDANDLKGEIQVRGAQVFQAYFKRPDETAKVIDSEGWFSTGDIGSIDSVGRISIIDRVKNFFKLSQGEYIAPEKVESLYSASSPQLTQIFVHGDSLQSYLVGIVGIDVQKTRRHLASNFPEVGHMNDKRFVEAMNKSKDLRKCFLSMINKNTPHLQGFEKLHNIYVDIDPFKVEDDTMTPTLKIKRLNATKHFKSKFSELYEEGSLIKVDKL; encoded by the coding sequence ATGACTTCGCAGTGTTCGGTGTCTCATTTGGTGGAGACAGATAGCCGCTATGAAGGTTTGAAGCAGAAGTTGATTGGATTGGAACAAGGCTCTGATGAGTATATCAAGAGGCTAATTTTCGAGTGTCCTTTGAGTTTACATCCAGATTTTAAGGCATACTTGGAAAGGCAGGGAGTTGCCATCGAGGGTACGAAACGGGAAGGGTATAGCGCCGTCTATCGAAGCTCGCTTTCGCCGAATAGCTTGATAACATGTCTAGACGAAAAGCTGCAGACGCTTTACGACCACTTTATGTTTTCTGTGCGGATGTGGCCTAAGAACGAGTGTTTGGGGAAAAGGCCATATGATCCGGCAACGAAGACGTGGGCTGAGCGTTATGAGTTTCAGAACTATGAACAGGTTGCGAAGAGAATACACAATATCGGTAGCGGGTTTCTGTCTCTAGTCAACGTCAAGAGGGGTAAACGGTTAGGCAGTAATGACTTTATTGTTGCCATTCTTTCGCATAATATGGAGCAATGGGTTTTGTCCGATCTTGCGTGCCAAGCTTATGGTTTGACCAACACGGCGCTGTACGAATCGTTGGGTCCGGAAACTTCTGAATACATTATGAATCTTACAGAGTCACCactcttgatttttgcCAAACAGAATATGTATAAAGTGATTGAACTGCTAcccaaattgaaatatatgaaTACCTTGGTTTGCATGGAGGAATTGGATGAGAAGGAACTCAAATTACTAAACGATTCCATATTACCAATCAAGGTCAATTCGTTAGGTgagaaaatttcattattttcacTACAACAGGTAGAAGATGCTGGTCGTTTGAACGAAATACCAATTAGCCCACCTAAATCAGACGACGTGTATACAATTTCATTCACATCCGGTACTACCGGTATACCAAAAGGTGTTGTAACAACACAAAGACAACTTACTGCAGGTGTTGCTTTTGTCTTTGCTAcatcaaaaattccaaaacaTAAAAGAGCTGCACAGCTAAGATATATGTGTTTTTTACCGTTAGCTCATATCTTACAAAGAATGCTTACAGTTTATTCGTTGTCTCGTGGTATTGGAATTGGTTTTTTACACAAACCCGATCCACTTGTAATGGTTGAAGATATGAGACTTCTAAAAGCAGATTTTGCTACACTGGTACCACGTATTTTAACCAGATTTGAAGCAGGTATTAAAAGTTCATTGGAAAAAAGCAGTTTACAAAACAGTGTAGCAACAAACTTTTTAGATGCCAAACAACATAGACTTCTAGAAAATGGTGGTCCTGATAAATCATTACTTAATACTTATGTTTTCCATCGTGTTTTGATTGAGAAAATTCGTGATTCATTAGGCATGAATAATTGTGATTTTATCATTATGGGATCCGCACCAATTTCTCCAGAGACGTTAATTTTCTTAAGAAGTGCGCTTGATATGGGTATGAGACAAGGCTACGGTATGACCGAAGCATTTGGTGGTATTGCAGTGTCTGAATCATATGAAAAAGACCCAGGTACCTGTGGaccaatttcttcttcagttgAATGTAGATTAAGATCTGTTCCTGAAATGGGATATGACGCAAATGATCTAAAAGGTGAAATTCAAGTTCGTGGTGCACAAGTTTTCCAAGCATATTTTAAAAGACCCGATGAAACAGCAAAAGTTATTGACTCGGAAGGATGGTTTTCTACAGGTGATATTGGTTCGATCGATTCAGTTGGTCGTATTTCGATTATAGATCGtgtcaaaaatttcttcaaattgtcGCAGGGAGAGTATATCGCACcagaaaaagttgaaagtCTCTATTCTGCTTCTTCTCCTCAATTGACACAAATTTTTGTTCACGGTGACTCTCTACAATCTTATTTAGTTGGCATTGTCGGTATTGATGTTCAAAAGACTAGAAGGCATTTagcttcaaattttccagAAGTAGGACATATGAACGATAAACGATTCGTTGAGGCAATGAATAAAAGTAAGGACTTGAGAAAATGTTTCCTTTCGATGATTAATAAAAACACCCCACATTTACaaggttttgaaaagttgcATAATATCTATGTCGATATTGATCCATTTAAAGTGGAAGATGATACAATGACGCCAAcattaaaaataaaacgTTTGAATGCTACTAAACAttttaaatcaaaattCAGCGAATTATATGAAGAAGGTTCGTTAATCAAAGTAGATAAGTTATGA
- the BIM1 gene encoding microtubule-binding protein BIM1 (similar to Saccharomyces cerevisiae BIM1 (YER016W); ancestral locus Anc_7.167), with product MSGIGESRTELINWLNGLLHLNYKKIEECGSGAAYCQIMDSIYGDIPMHRVKFDGTAEYEFQTNFKVLQGSFAKHHIEKTVYVEKLIRCRFQDNLEFLQWLKKYWVQNKDESFYDPEARRKHRPINSGHPTPGGTSINISKRSTSGSSIGFGSNGTASNSLGSRSSSYGLSRRVPSDQLVKLQDDLSQATLRITSLNKEIGTYKEAMNIMERERDFYFGKLRDIEILVQSTQDLIKEGIYNAGGGDLSKVLNKVQQILYATEDGFEVNQEDGQMLDQETAVQDDNQRSVRAFRRETAQDVPAHNLITDEETF from the coding sequence ATGAGTGGGATTGGCGAATCACGTACAGAACTGATAAACTGGCTCAATGGTTTGTTACATTTGAATtacaagaaaattgaagaatgtGGCTCTGGAGCAGCTTACTGCCAGATTATGGACTCAATTTATGGAGATATACCAATGCACAGAGTTAAGTTTGATGGTACGGCCGAATACGAGTTTCAAACCAACTTTAAGGTTTTACAAGGTAGTTTCGCGAAGCACCACATCGAAAAGACTGTCTACGTGGAGAAACTGATAAGATGTAGATTTCAAGACAATCTTGAGTTCTTGCAATGGCTGAAAAAATACTGGGTGCAGAATAAGGATGAATCTTTTTATGATCCTGAAGCGCGAAGAAAACATAGACCAATCAATAGTGGGCACCCCACGCCTGGTGGTACATCGATAAATATTAGTAAAAGGAGCACATCAGGATCTTCTATTGGATTTGGCTCTAACGGCACAGCTAGTAATTCATTAGGCTCGCGATCTTCATCCTACGGATTAAGTAGAAGGGTGCCCAGTGACCAACTTGTGAAGTTACAGGACGATCTCTCTCAAGCCACTTTAAGAATTACTTCGCTGAATAAAGAGATTGGCACTTATAAGGAAGCAATGAATATAATGGAAAGAGAGCGTGATTTTTACTTTGGAAAGCTGAGAGacattgaaattttggtcCAGAGTACGCAAGATTTAATTAAAGAAGGTATTTATAATGCTGGTGGTGGCGATTTGAGTAAAGTTCTAAATAAAGTGCAGCAAATTCTCTATGCAACAGAGGACGGCTTTGAAGTAAATCAAGAAGATGGGCAGATGCTCGATCAAGAGACTGCAGTACAAGACGATAATCAACGATCTGTCAGGGCTTTTAGGAGAGAAACTGCCCAGGATGTTCCTGCACACAATCTAATAacagatgaagaaactttTTGA